The Lichenihabitans psoromatis genomic interval AATGTTTCTCGCCGGGCGAAAACCAGACGATATCGCCGGGCCGGATTTCTTCGATCGAGCCACCATCGCGTTGGGCCCAGCCGAGCCCCGAGACGACGAGCAGCGTTTGTCCAAACGGGTGCGTGTGCCACGCCGTTCGCGCGCTGGGTTCGAAGGTCACCGTCGCACCGCTGACGCGTGCCGATTCAGTGCCTTGGAACGGAGCGTCGATCCGTACGGTTCCGGTGAAATAATCGGCCGGCCCCTTGGCGGATGCCGTCGAGCCGCTGCGTTTGATATCCACGACTGCTCTCCTCTGTTGCTACTCTGCGCGCGATCGTAAAGCATTCCGGTGGTTGACGGAAAGCGCCGCTGCAGCGCCCCCTCTCGTTCGCTCCACGATATTGAGGCTCACACAGTCGCGGTTGATCCTCGGCCCAGACCACTTTTGTATCGGCATCAACCAAGCTATTGCTGCGCGGGCAATGAGTGGCGTGGCCGTCGAACGGAGAGACGATATGTTGGTGGTCTGGCGCGGTCGAGGATGCTGGGTCATCTTTTTGATCGCCCTTGCGGCCTTTCTTCCGATCATCGTTCTTTGGAAGGTCGATGGGCCCGAGATCGACCGCGGTGTCGCGGTCACCATGGGGTTGGCGGCTGTGATGATTGCGGCGCTCGGACTACGCTGGAATCGTGGCGTGACCTTTCATGCGTCAGCGCAAGCGCATTCGTTCTGGGGCATCCCCATGCAATTATGGGCACTGCCGACCGCGCTCTTCGCCATCTTGCTCGGCACAGGCGTCATCACGACGGCAGAAGCAGCTCCGCTACGGCCACCCATGCCGATCACCGACCGCGGCGCTCCGTAAGGGCAGGGCCATCAGCCGTTGCGAGACTTAAATCCTTTCCAGCGTGGCGACCTTGGTTCAGATCGGCGCCTGCCTATTGGTCTCTCCGGTAAAAGCCAGAAAAGCTGACGTTGGCTCCGCCGCAGGCTTTGTTGTCACGCACGACGAGGTAAGGTCCTCGCCGGACCATGCGGACGTTGCATGTGAACTCGTCGCCCGCACCAAAGGGCAGCGTGTGGTTTTCATCGCCCATCGCAAAGGCCAGCACGCCCTTGTCGGGTCGCATCGTGCCGGCGAGTTCGCCGGTGTGAACGGACCCAAGTCGACGCCGGTCTGGTGTATCGCCCCAGGTCGCGTCACCTGTCACGATCAGCGCACCGCTGCTGCCGTTCGCGATCGTGATGGTCTGCTCAGGCGCAACCCAATGCCCCGCCCAATCGGTGGGTGACTGCTGATCGTTGGGGAGCGGCGCCAGCGCGGCCGTCGGAAGCCATGCGATGGTCGAGGGTCCCCGGCGGCCCAGAAATCCTGAACAGGTATAGGCGCCCTGTGTCGGTCCAATCAGCACCACGTCGCCCGCGACAAGAAAGGCTCGCTGCTGGCACTCCGGCTTGTCGCTCGGACATCCATGCACCAGGGCGTCGATCTGCACGAATTGAGTTCGCGGCGTCTCCGACCGGACCACGGCCACACGCGGCTCATCGACCGCGACGTCGGACCAGACGCAGTCAGCCCAGGCGTCGGACGGCACCGCTACCACAGCCATCATGAAGGCGAGAGCGAAGCGCTTGTCGATCCATCGTCGCAGCATCGTCAGCCCTCTTACACGTGACCGGCGATTGATCGCCGATTACGGATCAGCGCGACCAGCGGCAGCATCGTGGCGCCGAGCAGTGCCACCACCAGGGCCGCCAACGTGAACGTGCGGTTCCACAATTGATTGAGCGCCAAATCGGTGGTGACAAGGTCGGGCTTAGCGGGGTCGGCCAAGACGTCGATCGTATATTCGCCGACGTGAACGCCCGTGAAGACATAATTCACGCGTCGCGACACGGAGCCGGACGGCGTCTCTACCGACAAGGTCGCATTGCAGATGTGTACAATCAGTTGGGAACTGCATTTGCCGTCGGTGACCTCGGCCTCGGCCACAGGGCGTGCTGCCTCTCGCACCTGCCAATCCGACACAAGCGTGGGCGCTGTATAGATGGTGGCAGCAACCAGCATCGCGCCAAACATAAGACTGCTGAGCAAGACCCAGATCGTTTGCTTCCAGTCACGAGCTGGCGGTGGGAGCCGCAGGGGCGTCGAATCGAGGGACGTCATCATGGCAACGGTCTAAACCATTAAAGCGTCGCCAGCCAAGACGTGCGGCGCAGCGTTTAATGCCGCGAGACGCCGCCGGGCTTCTGCAGCATGCTGGTAGCGGCCGAGCAGATCGGCGAACTCCTGCGGCTTCATCTTGCCGGGCAGAATGGTCTTCAGCGTCACGATGCGCTGCTTGGGGTCAAGCTTGACGTTGCGAGCCCGTGTCACGCGTTCAGGAAGCGGCGATCCAGGCCGCAGCAAAAGGCGCGTGGTCATGCGATTATAGTCGCAAGCGAGGTCCAAATCGGCGATGTCGTCCCAGGCGATCGGTCGATCGAGGCCCGGAACGGTTAGCGCGTCTCTCCCGAAAACAAGCGACGTTCGCTCGCCTTGCCAGAGACAGAAGAGGCCGAAGCCGGCCAATAACGCTCCGAGCGTGGCGCTCGTCGCCGCCACCAACCTTAACTCGCCTGCTCCGAGCCCGGGTACATCCGTCACCAACAGGATGAGCGAGACGCCGATCATGACGCCGCCGGAGACCAAGAGGACGTAGCCTTGTGGGCGTTTGTTGACGGTGAGCACCCGATCGTCAGCATCGACCTTCGCGGCTGTCGCGGCCAGATGGGCCTGGAGCGCATCGTCATTCTGCCGCACGGCCGCGAGGAAATCAGCCGTCGCCGCCTGGCAGAGGCCGACCGGGTCGTCGAAGTAGGCCGCGAGCTTGCCGAGTGCCTCGCGGGGGGGGTGCCGCTCTTGCCGCGTCGAGCCGTTCGGGGGAGGGCGGACAGCCTAGTGCCGCAAGGCGATCGCGCGTGGTCGGGTGGGTGTCGGTCGGGTGAGTCTGTTCGGCCTCGAGATGAGCGGCGGGATCGTCGAGACCGCGTGCGATGGCGTGATCGAGCACAGCCGCGACCATATCGGGCGCCCCCATCCCACGGTTCTCCGTGGCTTCGTCGAGCGTTTCGACGATGCGCGGTCGGACGGCACCCACCCGCAAGAGCGCGCGGGCGGCGGCCTCTGGCGAAGTCGGTCCGGCCCCGACACGATCGGCCGCAAATTCGCGGGTTCGGCTCCAGTGGCGCACGGCATAATGGAACCGATCCATCACGAATAATCCGAGCCACATAGCGGGACTGAGAAGTCCGAAGGCCGAACCGCTTCCTTCGCCGACGGCCGCCACCGCATCGAGGGACCGGCCGACGCCTGCATAGATCGGCAGAAAGCGCAGGCTGTAGGCGGTATCGCCCCCGGCGAAATGGGCGAGCTCATGTCCGATGATCGACGCGACCTCGTCGCCCCGCAGCAGCGTCAGGTAGGGCAGGGGGACATAAAGCGTGCGGCCTGCGAGCTTGTGGCCGCCGGGTTGCAAGATCTTGGGTCCGGCGCTGACGAAGAAGCCCTCCGTTAGTCCAACCACGATGGTATCGGGTTTGAGTGATCCGAGCCGTTCAGCAAGCCCGTCGACGAGCCGCCAAAGGCCCGGTGCCGCTGCCGGAGGGACCAGCCGACCCAAAATGGGAAGCGGGTCGGGCTCGAAGGCCGCCAGCGCGTGTCGTAACCCGGCCAAGGTGCTGCCCGCCACAAAGATGCTGCCGAGAACGGCGATGCATGCGACGGCCAATAGCTTGATCTCGCTGGTGCCGATTCCGGGTTGAGCAAGCGCTGCCGCCTCGAAGACGACGACCGATACGAAGGCCGTCGTCCCGAGCACGACCTGCGTCGCGAGGATCGCCGGTAAAACCGTTCGGACAAGGGAGAAACCGCGCACGAGGATCTCGCGCGACGTCCGCCCGAGCCATCCGAGCGCCCCACCGGTGATGAGAACCAGGAGTGACAGCGCGGCGACAAAAGCCGAGGCCCCCATCACAACGGGTGGCAACATGCGCCGCAGGTCCATGACCTTGGTGAGGGACGCGACCTCTTTCAGGGCCTCACGCGCCTGGTCCAGCGCAAGGGGCCCTCCATACAGTTGGCCGTTGCGGCGAAACTGCATGGTGAAGTCCATCTTGCCGTTCTTGGGCGCCTGCGCTTCGAGTTGTGCGACGACACCGGACAGGCGGAGCTGCTCGTTGTGGAGATCGAGCCAGTCGGCAACGCCGCGTTGCTGTTCCCAGCATCCCAGCAGCAAGATCGCCAGCGGCAGCAACACGGTCGCGGCCAACAGCCTCATGAATCGACGGGCACGGGACTGCGGCGTCATATCTCGCCTCCTGAGAGCCAAGTTTGGCAAGGGTCGAGGCTTCCCCTGGTCCCCACGAGCATCGGTTTCGCCGGAGCGACGACGGTCAAATCGAGATCTTGTCCGTCACGGAAATCCCGTGCCCGACGAGACCGATATAGTTGTGCTCATGCGCCGACAGCACGGCGATCGACCTGACACCGAGGTCGCGCAGGATTTGCGCGCCGACACCGATATCGCGCCAGCGGGTTTTCCTGGCTTCGGCACTTTGATGATGTTCGCCAGTGCCGGCGCTGACCGCCGCCTGCGGCGCGGCCGTCGCGACATCCGGATTGCGGACAACGATGAACACGCCGCGGCCTCTTTGTCGGAAGATCTCGAACGCTCGGCCGATTTGATTAAATCCCGGCTCGATCAATTCGCGAACGGGTTGCTCGCGATGGATGCGGCACGGCACGTCCATGCCGCCGCTGAGGTCGCCGAAAACGACCGCGATATGCTGCCAGGGGTCGAGCTTTGTCGCATAGGCATGGACCGTCACGGCATGGCCGTCGATCGTCGCCTGTTCGGTCGACAAGCGTTGAACGAGACTCTCACTTTGCACGCGGGCCGCGATCAAATCCTCGATCGTAACGATCCGCAAGCCATGTTCCCGCGCGAAACGGATCAGTTCGTCGAGGCGCTTCACTGTGCCGTCGTCGTTCACGACCTCCGCCAGAACCGCCACATCAGACAGCCCCGCCATCGTGGCAAGATCGATCGCCGCTTCGGTGTGACCCGAGCGCGTGAGGACGCCGCCGGCCCGGCCGATCAGCGGAAAGACATGGCCGGGTCTGAGGAAGTCGCCGGCTTGCGCCCCGGCTGCCGCGAGCGCCCGCACCGTGTTGGTTCGCTCGATGGCCGAGATGCCGGTCGTCATCCCTCGTTTCGCATCGACGCTGACCGTAAAGGCGGTCCGCATTGGATCGAGATTGTTGGCCACCATCGGCGGCAATTGCAGGCGCTCGGCTCGTTCGGCGGCCATGGGAGCGCAGATGATGCCACTGGTGTGGCGGATCATGAAGGCCATCCGCTCAGGCGTGGCGGTTTCGGCCGCCATGATCAGATCGCCTTCGTTCTCGCGATCGGTGTCGTCCACCACGACGACGAGTTCGCCGCGCCCCACGGCCGAGACCGCGTCCGCGATCGTGTCGAGCTTGAAAGTGTGTTCGGTCATAAGGTCCTACCGCAGCGAAGCTGTCGTCGAACGCGTGTCCGAAATCGGCGAAGACGCGTCCCTTGAAAAATCGCGATGACCTGATCTACCGGCGCTGACGGCATGACGCAATCATGCTGGCTCGAGCGATGTGGACACTCGCGATAGTGCCCCCTTTTCGATGGCGGTTTTGCAGGTGACCGGAGACATGGCCGCCTTCTTATACACAGCCGATCAGACTGACGCTTCGATCGATCGGAAGCTCGCTTTGGTCAAAGAAGAGCGGCGCGGTTTAGTCGGGAAGGGTCCGCAGGGTCTCGCCCGGTCGACAGCCGCATGAACTCCGTCCTGGCGGAACTGTCGTGCCTCAAGGAGGTTGATCGCGGAGCGCACGAGCCCGGTTTGTCGCGCCGGGTCGATCAGCAGAGTCTGGCAGGATGTGATGAGCCCAGGATATCTCCCGTTCAAGGATGCCCTCGATCTACCAGCCTTCTTCTGTGACAATTGTGGCTTCTGGCAACGGCATTTCGAGCGTCCGACGTCCTGCCCGCTGTGCGTTGATGCCCGACACGTCATGCCGCAGCGCGGCTGGCATTTCCGTGATCTCGCCGAAGCCCGCAAGCTATATCCCTGCCATTGGGCCGAGATCGAGCCGGGAGTCTGGCGCTTCTGGAACGATCCGGTCGATGGGATCGGTTCGTCCGGCTATCTAATCCAGACAACGGGCGGCAATCTCGCCTTCGAGGGCTGTGCGGTCTATAGCGAGGCGGCGCTCGCGGCCATCGCCCAACTCGGCGGCGTGCAAGTTCTGGCCGCCTCGCATCCCCATTCTTACGGAGCGATCTGGCAATTGCAGGATCGCTTCGATCCCGAACTCGCCCTGCATCCGGGCGATCTCGCTTGGTCGGGCGCGCTCTGCGTGAGTTGGCCATTCGACGAGCGGCTTGAACCATTGCCGGGCCTGGAACTGCATCTGACGGCCGGACACTTCGACGGCCATGCCGTGCTGTTCGACCGCGCGCGAAAGATTCTGTTCTGCGGTGATTGCCTGAAATTCGAGCTCGACCCTCGCGATTCTCGCCGCGCCACCACGATCTCGACCCATAAGGCGTTTGTGCGTGGCATTCCGCTCACGCAAGGCGAGTTGCGGCGCTATCGCGATGTCTTCGCGGCTCTCGACTTCACCCAAACCTGGACGCCGTTCGAGCAAGCCGCCAACAGCGGGCGTCGCGACGCCCTGGCGCTGATCGACACGATGTTGGCGACGCGTCCGCATGCCTTTCCGGTTCCGCTCGGCGATCTCGGCGTCGCGGACGCTTAGGAGCGGGCCGGCGCCGCTATCCTGCCGATCCCCGACATGTCGCGCATCAGGCTCCATGGCAGACCCTGCCCTCGGAAGCCTTCGGCGGAGCTGCCCTCTGAAAGCTTCGTCCGCAAGCCGTCGGGGCCACCGAATTGAAAGCACAACTGGGTCGCGTAAGCGAGGCACGATGCCTCCTTGGCCGCCGCTGCGTCCGCATTGAGCCGCAGGCTGTGCTCGGGCATGACATGCATCCTGTGGGCGAACGGCTCAGCCGGATTGGCGGTCCGTGCCACATAAGGAAAATCGCGCCACCAAAGAACCGGTTTCTCGAGACCGTCGAGGGCTTTGACCAGTTGAACATGATCGACATGACCGCCGATCGCTTGCGGCGCGAAGATGAGATCTGGCGCATGATCCACCATGAGCCTCTCGATCGCGGCACGAAGATCGATCCCGATGGTGTCGGTTGCGAGCGGCGGTTGAAACAGGGCGTTGGCCGACGTGTAACCGCGATGGGGTGCTTCCGGCAGCTCGACATGGATCGGCTCCGCCACCCCGAGCGCCCGCATGGCTGCAAGATCCTCGGCGCGCCGCAGGGCCATGTAATCGACGTCTGGCCCAAGCCCCTTATCGAGTTGGCAGGCGAGCGCAAATCCATGCGGTTTCGGCACCGAGCGGGTGAAGAGCGTCGCGACACGGACGCTCCAGCCGTCGCGCACCAGCGTCGCGAGCGTACCACCGCAGGAGAATGCGGCATCGTCGAGATGCGGCGATAGCGCGAGTGCCGTGCGGGTCATGGATGGCCGGCCGTCACAGAAGATGCGGCTCGGCGCGGAAGCGGCAGTCGGTCATCGGCAGACGAGCATCGACGCGGCCCCTCGCCGGTGCCCTCAGGACGCGAGCGTAAACCGTCATGATCATCCGCCCGACCGTCTCCCAGGAATAGTCGCGGCGGCATTCGGTCAGACCCGCGACGGCGATGCGCCGACGGAAGGCGGCGTCTTCGATCAGGCGTTGCAGCCCATCGGCCTGGCCCGCGATATCGCCGGGCTCGACCAGCAGGCCATTTTCACCGTTCCTCAGGCAGTCGTTCACGCCCACCGCGAAACACGACATGTTGGCGAGGCCCGACGCCATGGCTTCTAGAATGGTGTTGGAGAAGCCCTCTCCATAGGTTGGAGAGACGAAGATGTCGTGCTCCCGGTAGATGTCGGGCACAGCCTCGTAGGCCGCGTAACCCGTGAACCCGACGGTGTGGGCATCGAACGCGAGATCCGCCGCGCGGGCCTTGCAGGCATCGAGATCGGGGCCAATTCCCGACACGGTCGCCCGAAACGCGACACCGCGGGTCCGCAACACGTCGAGGGCGTCGAGAAAGTCCAGCGCGCCTTTCCGCCGGTCGACCCGGCCGTGGTAGAGGAGCCTCACTGGAAGGGGCGCCACGCCGACCTTGGCCTCAGCGGCCGGCCGAAAGCGTTCCGTGTCGACTGCCCCTGGCACGATGGTGAACCGCGCGCGAGCGGTTCCGAGCCGGTCGCTGACTTCCTCGACGAAGCTCTCACCGCCGATCAGCAGCGCATCGGCCCCGTCCAGCACACGCTGCATCGCAAGGCGGTGTGTGTCACAACACGAGCCCACCCAATGGCCATCGCCACCCTGGATCGAGACGACCGCCGGAATGCCGAGATCACGCGCCGCCAGCAGCGTCGCCCAGCCGGTCGGATAACCATATTGGGCATGCAGAAGGTCAAACGGCTTGCGGTCATGCGCCGCCTTGATGGTTGCGATCATCGTGTCGATGTCGCGCTCGAAATCGCCGTTCGTCTGCTCGCCGATCTGTTCGAGCCCGATCACCGCGACACCCGGCACCGCAGGCGGGGGGCCTCCCCCATAGACGCGCGTGCCGAATGCATCGCCGCGATACTGGCTGATCATCGTGACGTCGTGACCGGCGCGCACCAACTCGCGCAAAAGGTTCACGGCGTAGACGCTCATCCCGGAAATAGCCGGGAAGTACCGTCGACTGACGAAGCAGATCCTCACGCGACACACTCACGCTCATAGGCCGCAATCGCCTGCCGCGCTTCGGGGATCATCAGGTCGGCCCGGTAACTGTCGCGTGAAAGTTCGACGCAGACCAAACCGTCGAATGAAATATCGCGGAGCGCCCGCAGCGCGGCGGGCACGTCCATATCGCCATCGCCGAACGCCAGATGAACATGGTCGCCCCGCTTCATATCCTCGAGATGCACATCGGCGATGTGGCGGCCAAATTCGCGAATGGCCTCGTCCGGCTCCCGCTCGCCCGTCACCAGCACATGGCCGAGATCAAGCGCGAGCCGAACGTCCGGAACGGCCCGGATCAGGTCGGCATAGTCGTCCACGGTGGAGACGAACATTTCGGGCTCGGGTTCGAGCGCCGGTACGATGCCCTGCCGCTTGGCATAGTCCACGATGGCGTCGACGCCCTCGTGCAGCCACTCCGTCGCGTCGCGCCGATCGACCCCGGGCTTGAGGCGTCCGGACCAAAACGACAGCACCTCGGCTCCCAAAATCACGCCGATGTCGGCGGCGCGCTTGAGAAAGTCGAGGCGGCGAAGACGGCCATCAGGGGCTGCCGAAACGAAGGTCGGCTCATGCTTCTGTTTGGGATCGAGCAGAAAATGAGCGCCCGTCTCGATCACGACCCCGAAGCCGAGCGCGTCGAGCCGCTTCCGCAACGCCATCGCGTTGCGCTCCCAATCGGGAGAGAGCGGATCGAAATGGTGATGATCGAGCGTGAGGGCGACGCCGTCGTAGCCAGCCTCGGCAAGCAACGAGAGCGCGTCATCAAGACGATGCCAAGCCGTTCCATTGGTATTGTAGGCGTAACGCAAACTCATGGCGTGACCTCATGTGTCAGTTGGCCCAGTCGCAGGGCAACATGGTGGGCTTCCGGTTCTCGGTAGAGCGGATAAAGGGGACCGACGATCCGTTCGGCTTCGCCGACATCGAACAAAGGTTGGCGGCCGCTTGTCTCCGGACGCAGCCGCTCGAACGCTGCTTCGCTGAGCCGGACCGGGCGCAGCGTTGCGCTTTCCTCACCGAAGCGGATCAGCGGGCTGTCTCTCGCGATGAGCTTGCGGGCATTGCGCTCGCCGATACGGCTGTAGCTCATGGTTTCAACCTCGAGCCCTGGGACGATCACCTTGGCGACCGCGAACCCGCCGCCGGGGGGTGAGCCGTCGATGTAAAGAACGTCGAAGCCGTCGGCCTCGAGTTGCCGCCGGGCCCAAGCGCCGCGCTCGCGCGTGTCGGCCAGCGCGACGGCCGGCAGATCGCCGAAGCGCTTATGGCTGCGGATCGAGAAGACGGTTGCGTCGAGGGCGCGTCGCAGGGTCGATCCATCGTCCTTGGACCAGGCGATCATCTCGCTGAGGGCTCGACTTTCCTCGTGATCGAGGCTGGGAAGCGCGCGTTTCACGAAAGCCTGCACGTAGCCTTGCGGTGCAACGCTCAATGCCTCGGCGATCGGCCCATGGCCATAGGTTTTGCGGACCCGTGCCGAGCAGAATTCAAGCAGCGCCTTCCGAAGGGCGCGATTCCGATCGGGATCGCAGGCCTCGCCGCAGGCCGACAGCATGATCGGGACACGCGGCCCAGAGCCGGGGCGGTCGAAGCCGACCACGTAGACGTTGGCGAGCCCGAATTCCTCAGTCGCGAATTTCGGCAGCACCGTGATGCCGCATCGGTCGATATGAGCGAGAAGCTCGCGTGTTTCGGCGTCGAGATCGTCGCCAAGATCCAACACCACGCCCTGATCGAGCGCGCGAAACAAAAGCCCGTTCCCGTCGCGCTGCAAACATTCGAGCAACCCATGTCCGACCGCCCAGTCGAGGTCGGGGCCGGCCCCGAGGCCGTTGGTGATCAGCGACGTAAACGGCGTATAGTCGGGCGGTAACTCGAACCAATCAGTCGCCGCGACGTCGAGCGGTACCAGGACGCGCTCGCCGTTGCGCGCGCGCACCGCTTCTGTCCAGGCTAAGGACGTGTCGTGATCGACAAGACTTCCTGCCGGGAGGCAAAGCGTGAGGGGGTCGACGATGCGATCACGGCCGACTTCGGCGACAAGGGTCCGATAGCTGCCGCGCCGCCAGGGCGTCTTCATCAGGCGCAGCGTCGGGCAGATCGCCTCGGCGATTTCGGCCAGAGCGCCGACGATGGCGTCGCCATCGGTGGTCCCATAGCCGTAGCCGGATGGCATGTTGCCCGGAAGCGTGCCGGCATCGTCCAGGAACAACGCAACCTTCCAGGCCGGCACGCCGGTGCGATCGAGCCCTGTCATCGGGAACCCGACAAGGCGGCCTTGCGGGAGCCCTTCGATATAGGCCCGCGCAGCGTCGGGAAGGTCTTCGGGAAGGCCGGTCACGACGGGATATCTCCACGGTAGGCTTCGGCGAGGAGCCGCATCGTGTGCAGGTCGCGTTCGCCGGAAAATTCGTTGGATCGTCCCGATCGCACCGCGTCGCCAAAACGGCGAACCTGGGCCAGAAAAGGGGATAGATCGTGGTCTGGGATCGGGAGGATTTCAGGCAGCCCTGTTGTGCCGTCCGTCAGGGTGAGCGTCCCGCCGGCGTCCTGCCCCATCGTCTTCTCGGCCACGATCATACCGTGGCTGCCCGTGACCTCGAGACGGCGGCGGGGCAGGGCATCCGGGCAGTTATAGGCGACGTGGAGACTGGCCAGAACGCCCGAGCCGGTCCGCCCCACCAGCATCGCGCCATCATCCACCGCATAGGCGTGAAGACGCCGCTGCAGCATCGACACCACAGTCTCGAGCGGCTCACCCAGCAGAAAGTCGACGAGATCGAGCCCATGCGGAGCGAGGTCCATCATGGCCCCGCCTCCGGCCTTGGCGCCGTCGATCCGCCAATTGTCGCCGCCGCGTCCGGCGCTCCAGGTCGGACCAAGCCAACACGCGTAGACGATGCGAATGGCCGTCGGCGTTCCAATGCGCCCCGCCGCCAGCGCATCCCGCAGCGCGCGATGAGCCGGGTGATGACGCTGATCGAAGGCGGTGCCGTAGAGCACGCCGGCACGCCGGCATGCCGCTACGGCGGCTTCCGCATCGACGAGTGTCGCGGCAATCGGCTTCTCGCACAGCACCGCTTTGCCATTTGCGGCCGCGGCCTCCACGGCCTCTCGATGCAAGTGGTTGGGGGTCGCCACATAGATGGCCTCGACATCGGGGTCGGACGCGAGCGCGCAAACGTCCGTGTAGGTCCGCGCGCCCCGGCGGCTTGCGTCCGCCTGTGCGGCTGAGGAGGGGTCGGCCACGGCCACCAGCCGGTCCCCTGCAGCCGCGATCGCTGGAGCCATGAAGTCCGTCGCGACCCAGCCGAAACCGGCGATGCCCCAGCGCACCGGACGCATCACCAGCGCTCCGGCAGGTCGACGAGAATACGGCGGCGTATCGCATCGGCCGCGTTGGTCCGATCGCGTGAGATCAGGCTCGGATAGGTGGCCCGAGAGGCATATTCGGCTGCGTAGCGTTCCGACGGCCAGACGATGGCATAATCGTCCCCACTTGGCCGATAGAGCGGATTTAGCCGAAATACAGCATCGTCGAATGGGATCGAAAGACCGCGTTTCGCCGGCCGTGAGCCATTTGGACCGTCGACACTCTCTTCGACCGAAAAAGCCTCGACCGATCCGAGCGCCTCCCAGGAGGCCGACCGCGGCGCGCGCGCCTCGACCACGGCATGCGTGAGTTCAGCATCGTCATAAACGGTGGCGTGCGGGAAGAGGTCGGCCATCTCTGCAGCCGAGAGGGCATGGCCCGACGAGAAATTGGCGGCGCCGCTGTTGTGCACATGGCTGAGCGCGAGGCGACCGTCTCGGCCGACCAGGGCTCGTAATTGCGCCAGGATCGCCGGTTTCGGATCGAGAAAGTAGAAGGCGTCGTGGCAGAAGACGAGGTCGTATTGCTCATCCGCGATCGGCCATGGGGCAGCGGCGTCGAAGCAGATCAAACGAGCAGCCGGTGGCAAGACCCAATGTCGTGCCAGCCAAAGCTTACTGAAAACAACGTCTCCACCAGTATAGTCGACCTCCCGTCTCGCTAACTCGCGGCCGTAGTGCCCAATGCCGCTAGCAAGCTCGAAGCTTGATCGAGCCGGTCTCCAATGCGCGTCGAGTAGCGCGAGGCCGGCCATATAAGTCGGGTCACTCCAGCGATGCGCGAAGTAATCTCCAACCCGATCGAAGGCGAGACACGCCATGGCGTCCCGCAACGAGAGCCGCAACCGATCGGCGACAAGGTTTCGGACCGCGGCGGGATCCGCGGGAGCGCCGGTCCACCAATCATCTTGATCACCCAACAGGACGACGAGCGCACCGTCTCGATCGCCGCTTTGGAGGCAGTCGACCGCCTCAGCGACGAGATCGTCGCGTCCGACACGCAGGTACGGAATGCCGTCGAGCCGAGGCCAGAGACGCCCGTCGGCATCGCGCAGCAGATCCGAGCCGTCATCGATCAGCGGCGCGCCGGTCACGGGGGATCGAAGCGGGCCGGTCACAGAAGCCCCGCTTGGCGGAGCACATCATCCTGGAACGCCTTGACCGGCCCCTCGTGGACCAGCTCCATCTCGCCAAGCATCTGTTGCGGCGTGAGTGCGGCCGCACGCGTATATTGCGTGGTCTGGATCACCCGGTCCAACACATCGGCGGCATGAAACGCGCGGCCGTCGGGCGTGTCGGCATTCGGCAGGATTTTGCGCGCGTCGTCGACCTGCTCGCGTAAGGGCGACGCCAGTTGCCCAAGGGACGCCTGCGTGTAATGCGCCACGAGCGTCGCGAGATGGCGGCCGAGCAACATTTCGCCGGTGAAGCCGGAATCCGGCATGCCGGCATTGTGGACGTGGTGCGACAGGCCAGCGACGAAGACGCGTGTCGGATCGGCCTCGTAGACCGGGGCCAGCAACACGCCATAGACCGCCACCATTAGGCAATGTTCCGCATGATTTTCGGGTGGCTCAAG includes:
- a CDS encoding (R)-mandelonitrile lyase; its protein translation is MDIKRSGSTASAKGPADYFTGTVRIDAPFQGTESARVSGATVTFEPSARTAWHTHPFGQTLLVVSGLGWAQRDGGSIEEIRPGDIVWFSPGEKHWHGATPTTAMTHVAIAEKLEGSPVTWMEKVTDEQYGPGPAAS
- a CDS encoding M48 family metallopeptidase; the encoded protein is MTPQSRARRFMRLLAATVLLPLAILLLGCWEQQRGVADWLDLHNEQLRLSGVVAQLEAQAPKNGKMDFTMQFRRNGQLYGGPLALDQAREALKEVASLTKVMDLRRMLPPVVMGASAFVAALSLLVLITGGALGWLGRTSREILVRGFSLVRTVLPAILATQVVLGTTAFVSVVVFEAAALAQPGIGTSEIKLLAVACIAVLGSIFVAGSTLAGLRHALAAFEPDPLPILGRLVPPAAAPGLWRLVDGLAERLGSLKPDTIVVGLTEGFFVSAGPKILQPGGHKLAGRTLYVPLPYLTLLRGDEVASIIGHELAHFAGGDTAYSLRFLPIYAGVGRSLDAVAAVGEGSGSAFGLLSPAMWLGLFVMDRFHYAVRHWSRTREFAADRVGAGPTSPEAAARALLRVGAVRPRIVETLDEATENRGMGAPDMVAAVLDHAIARGLDDPAAHLEAEQTHPTDTHPTTRDRLAALGCPPSPERLDAARAAPPPRGTRQARGLLRRPGRPLPGGDG
- the ribB gene encoding 3,4-dihydroxy-2-butanone-4-phosphate synthase; this encodes MTEHTFKLDTIADAVSAVGRGELVVVVDDTDRENEGDLIMAAETATPERMAFMIRHTSGIICAPMAAERAERLQLPPMVANNLDPMRTAFTVSVDAKRGMTTGISAIERTNTVRALAAAGAQAGDFLRPGHVFPLIGRAGGVLTRSGHTEAAIDLATMAGLSDVAVLAEVVNDDGTVKRLDELIRFAREHGLRIVTIEDLIAARVQSESLVQRLSTEQATIDGHAVTVHAYATKLDPWQHIAVVFGDLSGGMDVPCRIHREQPVRELIEPGFNQIGRAFEIFRQRGRGVFIVVRNPDVATAAPQAAVSAGTGEHHQSAEARKTRWRDIGVGAQILRDLGVRSIAVLSAHEHNYIGLVGHGISVTDKISI
- a CDS encoding PIG-L deacetylase family protein, giving the protein MTRTALALSPHLDDAAFSCGGTLATLVRDGWSVRVATLFTRSVPKPHGFALACQLDKGLGPDVDYMALRRAEDLAAMRALGVAEPIHVELPEAPHRGYTSANALFQPPLATDTIGIDLRAAIERLMVDHAPDLIFAPQAIGGHVDHVQLVKALDGLEKPVLWWRDFPYVARTANPAEPFAHRMHVMPEHSLRLNADAAAAKEASCLAYATQLCFQFGGPDGLRTKLSEGSSAEGFRGQGLPWSLMRDMSGIGRIAAPARS
- a CDS encoding glycosyltransferase; its protein translation is MRICFVSRRYFPAISGMSVYAVNLLRELVRAGHDVTMISQYRGDAFGTRVYGGGPPPAVPGVAVIGLEQIGEQTNGDFERDIDTMIATIKAAHDRKPFDLLHAQYGYPTGWATLLAARDLGIPAVVSIQGGDGHWVGSCCDTHRLAMQRVLDGADALLIGGESFVEEVSDRLGTARARFTIVPGAVDTERFRPAAEAKVGVAPLPVRLLYHGRVDRRKGALDFLDALDVLRTRGVAFRATVSGIGPDLDACKARAADLAFDAHTVGFTGYAAYEAVPDIYREHDIFVSPTYGEGFSNTILEAMASGLANMSCFAVGVNDCLRNGENGLLVEPGDIAGQADGLQRLIEDAAFRRRIAVAGLTECRRDYSWETVGRMIMTVYARVLRAPARGRVDARLPMTDCRFRAEPHLL
- a CDS encoding sugar phosphate isomerase/epimerase family protein, with protein sequence MSLRYAYNTNGTAWHRLDDALSLLAEAGYDGVALTLDHHHFDPLSPDWERNAMALRKRLDALGFGVVIETGAHFLLDPKQKHEPTFVSAAPDGRLRRLDFLKRAADIGVILGAEVLSFWSGRLKPGVDRRDATEWLHEGVDAIVDYAKRQGIVPALEPEPEMFVSTVDDYADLIRAVPDVRLALDLGHVLVTGEREPDEAIREFGRHIADVHLEDMKRGDHVHLAFGDGDMDVPAALRALRDISFDGLVCVELSRDSYRADLMIPEARQAIAAYERECVA